The genomic DNA GGGGAAGATGCGTTAGTGGAAATGAACGCGGCCTTCCAGGATCACAGGGTCATCGCCTGCGGCGGCAACGTCTTGATTTCTCAGGCATTTTCAGGTGAGATCGGGAATCTGAAGCCAACATTTACGATCCCGAACGTGATCCGCTATCAGTTCCTTCAGTATCTGACCGCCTTTCTCCTCCACAAGCGGGCACAGGCAGCGGTCGGCGCCATCACGGTCATCGCCGGGGCGTTCGGCACGTTCCGCCGGGAGACACTATTCCACATACAAGGCTTCCGCAGTACGATTGGCGAAGATATGGATATCACCCTGAAACTGCACCGGTGGATCGAAGAGAATGGCCGCAGCTCGCGGATCGCCTTTGTTCCTTCCGCCGTCTGCTACACGGAGTGCCCCGATACATTGAAGTCCATGTTCAAGCAGCGGGTCCGATGGCAAAAGGCGTTCATCGACTGCCTGATTCACTACCGCTCCTCCTATTTCACCCGGTTTTCCTGGAGATTCTCCCTTTTCTTCCTGGTCGACCAGTTCATCATCGGCACGCTGAATGCGTTCACCGTGATTGCTGCACCCGTCGTCTTCATCTTCCGCCATGACGGGATGACGCTTTTCCTGTTGCTCGGGCTGACAGCAGTCCTGCTCTTCATGTATCAAAGCATCATCACGATCTATATCAGCAGGCTTCACGGCATCCGGTTTTCAAAACGGGACATCATCCGGATCCTCTGCTTCCTGCCTGTGGAAATCGGCGTGTACCGGATGATCAACCTCGTATTCGTCGTGTACGGCACCCTCTCCTACTTCCATCAGCCCCAGTCATGGGATAAGTTTGAACGGACCGGGACGGTAGGCTGGAAGGGAGTGAAGCGGGCATGATGATGAAGAGCCTTTTCGCATCCGGCTTCCTAGCCCTTCTTTTCAGTATCTTTGCAGGCATCTTCCTCTACTTCACCGAGCTTCTTCCCCCTGAGCCTGTCACGACTGCAGCGGCAGACAGCAACATCCAGATCGACGCCTGCGCGAAGGAATCCAGGACGTTCACGGGAAGGACGAGAACTGACGGTACGGTCCCGATCCTCACCTATCACCGCATCGTGGAGGAGAGCGACCTCTCGTCCCGGCACATGATCGACGGGAAGGTAAACCAGATGATCGTCACGAAGGAGGAATTCGAGAAACAGATCGCGTTTTTGAAAGAAGAAGGCTTCACGTCCCTTACCCTTCCTGAGCTCCATGAATTCCTTGTAAACAAACAGGAGATCCCCAAAAGGAGCGTCGTCATCACCTTCGACGACGGATATAAAGACAACGTGACCGAGGCATATCCAATTTTGAAGAAGTACGGATTTCAGGCTGCAAGCTTCCTGATCGCAGGTATGATCACAGCGGAAGACCGTCCCTTCACCCCGGAATATGTCCAGTACGCCAGCACGAAGGAACTTTCCTCCGCCTGCACCGTCTTTTCCTATTATAGTCACACGTTTGACTTCCATCATCGGAAAGGGTCCTCCATGGAGGATGAGAAAAGCTTTTTGATCACGGAAGACGCAAATGCCATCAAAAAAGATCTTGCGAAAAGCATCGGGGTCCTGAAGGGAGAGAGCCTTGCCTTTGCTTATCCTTACGGGGAAT from Rossellomorea marisflavi includes the following:
- a CDS encoding glycosyltransferase family 2 protein, yielding MITFTLFIAFVLFQTVYILVPLFKNEKKKRVPINRQHSFSIIVPAYNEERVIENCIHGYLHQAHRDAELIIVNDGSTDSTFNVLKELLDLHIYHRPGEDGLFHKEVINVFRSSLHPSIYVLDKVNGGKADALNAGITFSRNELVVTLDADSILGEDALVEMNAAFQDHRVIACGGNVLISQAFSGEIGNLKPTFTIPNVIRYQFLQYLTAFLLHKRAQAAVGAITVIAGAFGTFRRETLFHIQGFRSTIGEDMDITLKLHRWIEENGRSSRIAFVPSAVCYTECPDTLKSMFKQRVRWQKAFIDCLIHYRSSYFTRFSWRFSLFFLVDQFIIGTLNAFTVIAAPVVFIFRHDGMTLFLLLGLTAVLLFMYQSIITIYISRLHGIRFSKRDIIRILCFLPVEIGVYRMINLVFVVYGTLSYFHQPQSWDKFERTGTVGWKGVKRA
- a CDS encoding polysaccharide deacetylase family protein, with protein sequence MMMKSLFASGFLALLFSIFAGIFLYFTELLPPEPVTTAAADSNIQIDACAKESRTFTGRTRTDGTVPILTYHRIVEESDLSSRHMIDGKVNQMIVTKEEFEKQIAFLKEEGFTSLTLPELHEFLVNKQEIPKRSVVITFDDGYKDNVTEAYPILKKYGFQAASFLIAGMITAEDRPFTPEYVQYASTKELSSACTVFSYYSHTFDFHHRKGSSMEDEKSFLITEDANAIKKDLAKSIGVLKGESLAFAYPYGEYSPKSIRILKELGTSMAFTTEERDASQADHLYELPRHSVFYDTTMTKFRSIFKPHH